A single Natrinema pellirubrum DSM 15624 DNA region contains:
- a CDS encoding PAS domain-containing sensor histidine kinase → MSTRAGTDEGAFWGDVTDDVALERYRTLVNTIDDAIYQLDTDGCFVAVNDGIVEATGYAREDLLGEHVSLVLAADDVARVEREIATRIAADDDEIATFELAVRTADGDAIPFELRVNLLLEDGEFRGTIGVARDRSEKRRRQDTLASAIASYESITSVIDGADIGAIVLNEQCEIEWADESVEEYFGLDRASLIGRDNRTVVDDVLKHRVDDPGCFAATVLSSYDDERYVDGFECRITGDGDHEDRWLSYQSKPIESGEFAGGRVEFYYDITDQKESKGALRQSEAAFRSLVDAVEEYAIFRLDTDGHVVSWNEGARQIKGYERGEILGDHFSQFYTDADRAAGVPARNLERALENGSVEDEGWRVRADGTRFWANVTITAVRDDDGTHRGYLKVTRDMTDRWERERELESELQRILGRISDAFYAVDDEFRFTHVNDRAAELLERSEEELLGERLWDVFPDLNEIDEVWDAFHTALESQEPTSYELYYDALDFRVEANLYPSETGISVYFQDVTERRERERELERTERRFEAIFEDPNILVGLLEPDGTVIDVNGTAMEYVDAELTDVIGEQFCETPWWGDGSSESAGVRDDIREWTERAAAGEYVNFEADLTRPDGERYTLNGVFRPVTNDDGDVVSIVVSDRDITERKKRERELEESEQRYRTLAENFPNGVVTLFDHDLEYTLAAGQGFEKIPVDPADIEGKHYTNAWPQEISDALEPALRGALEGEQGAVELEYAGREWAIYAVPITDTRGDVFAGVTMAHDITERKEYQRKLEETVERLEESNKRLEGFAYAASHDLQEPLRMVSSYLQLIEGRYADALDSDGREFLEYAVDGAERMRDMIDGLLAYSRVETQGEPLEPVALETVFDDVLEDLQLRLEETDAALEVGELPRVEGDASQLRQVFQNLLSNALEYSGDEPPRVRVDAERRGEDWVVSVHDEGIGIEPDDQDRIFEVFERLHGREAHAGTGIGLALCQRIVERHGGEIRVDSEPGEGATFSVVLPAADAE, encoded by the coding sequence ATGAGTACCCGAGCCGGGACCGACGAGGGTGCCTTCTGGGGCGACGTCACCGACGATGTCGCGCTCGAGCGCTATCGGACGCTCGTCAACACGATCGACGACGCGATCTACCAGCTCGACACCGACGGTTGCTTCGTCGCGGTCAACGACGGCATCGTCGAGGCGACCGGCTACGCCCGCGAGGACCTCCTCGGCGAACACGTCTCACTCGTTCTCGCCGCCGACGACGTGGCCCGTGTCGAACGCGAGATCGCGACCCGGATCGCCGCGGACGACGACGAGATCGCAACGTTCGAACTCGCCGTTCGAACTGCCGACGGCGACGCGATCCCCTTCGAACTCCGCGTCAACCTGCTGCTCGAGGACGGGGAGTTTCGGGGGACTATCGGCGTCGCCCGCGACCGCTCCGAGAAGCGCCGTCGACAGGACACGCTCGCGTCGGCGATCGCCTCCTACGAGTCGATCACGAGCGTCATCGACGGGGCCGACATCGGCGCCATCGTCCTCAACGAGCAGTGTGAGATCGAGTGGGCCGACGAGTCCGTCGAGGAGTACTTCGGCCTCGATCGCGCGAGTCTCATCGGACGGGACAACCGGACGGTCGTCGACGACGTCCTCAAACACCGGGTCGACGATCCCGGGTGCTTCGCAGCGACCGTCCTGTCGTCGTACGACGACGAGCGCTACGTCGACGGGTTCGAGTGTCGGATCACCGGCGACGGCGACCACGAGGATCGCTGGCTGTCCTACCAGAGCAAACCGATCGAATCGGGAGAGTTCGCCGGCGGACGAGTCGAGTTCTACTACGATATCACCGATCAGAAGGAGTCGAAGGGTGCGCTCCGGCAGAGCGAAGCGGCGTTCCGGTCGCTTGTCGACGCCGTCGAGGAGTACGCCATCTTCCGGCTCGATACCGACGGGCACGTCGTCAGCTGGAACGAGGGGGCGCGCCAGATCAAGGGCTACGAGCGCGGGGAGATCCTCGGCGATCACTTCTCGCAGTTCTACACCGACGCGGACCGGGCCGCGGGCGTTCCCGCGCGGAACCTCGAGCGGGCCCTCGAGAACGGCTCCGTCGAGGACGAGGGGTGGCGCGTTCGTGCGGACGGGACGCGGTTCTGGGCGAACGTCACGATCACGGCGGTCCGGGACGACGACGGTACCCATCGGGGCTATCTGAAGGTGACGCGGGACATGACGGACCGCTGGGAGCGCGAGCGCGAACTCGAGAGCGAACTGCAGCGTATCCTCGGGCGGATCTCCGACGCTTTCTATGCGGTCGACGACGAGTTCCGGTTCACTCACGTCAACGATCGTGCCGCGGAGCTGCTGGAACGCTCCGAGGAGGAACTCCTCGGGGAACGTCTCTGGGACGTGTTTCCCGACCTCAACGAGATCGACGAGGTCTGGGACGCCTTCCATACGGCCCTGGAGTCCCAGGAGCCGACCAGCTACGAACTCTACTACGACGCGCTCGATTTCCGGGTCGAGGCAAACCTCTATCCCTCTGAAACGGGCATCTCGGTCTACTTTCAGGACGTCACCGAACGCCGGGAACGCGAACGCGAACTCGAGCGGACCGAGCGGCGCTTCGAGGCTATCTTCGAGGACCCGAACATCCTCGTTGGACTGCTCGAACCCGACGGGACGGTGATCGACGTCAACGGAACCGCCATGGAGTACGTCGACGCGGAGCTGACGGACGTGATCGGCGAGCAGTTCTGTGAGACGCCGTGGTGGGGCGACGGATCCAGCGAGTCCGCGGGCGTTCGCGACGACATCAGGGAGTGGACCGAGCGGGCCGCCGCTGGCGAGTACGTCAACTTCGAGGCCGACCTCACCAGACCGGACGGGGAGCGATACACCCTCAATGGTGTCTTCCGGCCGGTCACGAACGACGACGGTGACGTCGTCTCGATCGTCGTCTCGGATCGGGACATCACGGAGCGCAAGAAACGTGAGCGCGAACTCGAGGAGTCCGAACAGCGCTATCGCACGCTGGCCGAGAACTTCCCGAACGGCGTCGTCACGCTGTTCGACCACGACCTCGAGTACACGCTGGCGGCGGGCCAGGGCTTCGAGAAGATCCCGGTCGACCCGGCCGATATCGAGGGAAAACACTACACGAACGCGTGGCCCCAGGAGATCAGTGATGCGCTCGAACCGGCGCTTCGGGGCGCACTCGAGGGCGAGCAAGGGGCGGTCGAACTCGAGTACGCCGGCCGGGAGTGGGCCATCTACGCGGTCCCGATCACCGACACCCGCGGCGACGTCTTCGCCGGCGTGACGATGGCCCACGACATCACCGAACGCAAGGAGTACCAGCGCAAACTCGAGGAGACGGTCGAGCGCCTCGAGGAGTCGAACAAACGCCTCGAGGGGTTCGCTTACGCGGCCTCTCATGACTTACAGGAACCCCTGCGGATGGTCTCGAGCTACCTCCAGCTGATCGAGGGCCGCTATGCCGATGCTCTCGACTCGGACGGACGGGAGTTCCTCGAGTACGCCGTCGACGGTGCCGAGCGGATGCGCGACATGATCGACGGGCTGCTGGCGTACTCGCGGGTCGAAACCCAGGGCGAGCCGCTCGAGCCCGTCGCCCTCGAAACCGTCTTCGACGACGTCCTCGAGGACCTGCAGTTACGGCTCGAGGAGACCGACGCGGCGCTCGAGGTCGGGGAGTTGCCCCGCGTCGAGGGCGATGCCAGCCAACTCCGGCAGGTGTTCCAGAACCTCCTGAGTAACGCTCTGGAGTACAGCGGCGACGAGCCGCCCCGCGTCCGCGTCGACGCCGAGCGCCGCGGCGAGGACTGGGTGGTCTCGGTCCACGACGAGGGGATCGGGATCGAACCGGACGATCAGGACCGCATCTTCGAGGTCTTCGAACGGCTGCACGGTCGCGAGGCCCACGCCGGCACCGGGATCGGGCTCGCGCTCTGTCAGCGCATCGTCGAACGCCACGGCGGCGAGATCCGCGTCGATTCCGAGCCGGGCGAAGGGGCGACGTTTTCCGTCGTGTTGCCCGCGGCGGACGCCGAATGA
- a CDS encoding M48 family metallopeptidase produces MPLSPDRRLRLRIVGALTLVVGVNVGVLSVLVWSGLRVAAVGGWSRPAAVGVPFVVGTVLLGAVGLVALQARYGSRSAVAGLELTVPEGDGPRNVAGRVQRLATQAAVPVPSVAIADRAEPTCLTVGSRRSPTIVVTRGLLAELDDDELDAALAHEVAHVANRDLPVVTAVAATVAIGDRLLERERLLRRVLENAVLLGLFTGVGIFILAVPILVIGVVYLLVSAVARALLGVNAIALGLFAKTREYAADRGASQLLGDPAALASALETLSDSRPKRDVRLHASATLGIVSQPLPVSTDDDDGEVHWVERFLPPVSFEGPADPRGLNRGLVWLHVRVVRPAVAAVRRLLGWRPATHPSTEARIEQLRTLERRRRADAT; encoded by the coding sequence ATGCCCCTCTCACCGGACCGCCGGCTCCGGCTCCGGATCGTCGGTGCCCTCACGCTGGTGGTCGGCGTCAACGTCGGTGTCCTCTCGGTCCTCGTCTGGAGCGGGCTCCGCGTGGCGGCGGTGGGCGGCTGGTCCCGCCCGGCTGCCGTCGGCGTTCCGTTCGTCGTCGGTACAGTCCTCCTCGGTGCGGTCGGTCTCGTCGCCCTGCAGGCGCGATACGGTTCGCGATCCGCCGTCGCCGGGCTCGAGCTGACGGTGCCCGAGGGCGACGGTCCGAGAAACGTCGCCGGACGCGTCCAGCGGTTGGCGACGCAGGCGGCCGTCCCGGTTCCCTCGGTGGCCATCGCCGACCGTGCCGAACCGACCTGTCTGACCGTCGGGAGCCGCCGCTCGCCGACGATCGTAGTGACGAGAGGGCTGCTCGCAGAACTCGACGACGACGAACTCGACGCGGCCCTCGCCCACGAGGTCGCACACGTCGCGAACCGGGACCTCCCGGTCGTCACGGCCGTCGCGGCGACCGTCGCGATCGGCGATCGATTGCTCGAGCGCGAACGGCTGCTGCGTCGCGTCCTCGAGAACGCGGTGCTGCTCGGTCTCTTCACCGGGGTCGGTATTTTCATCCTCGCGGTGCCGATCCTCGTGATCGGGGTCGTGTACCTCCTCGTGAGCGCGGTCGCACGGGCGCTGCTCGGCGTGAACGCGATCGCACTCGGCCTGTTTGCGAAGACCCGCGAGTACGCCGCCGACCGCGGCGCGAGTCAACTCCTCGGCGACCCGGCCGCGCTGGCGAGCGCCCTCGAGACGCTCTCGGACTCGCGCCCGAAACGGGACGTACGGCTGCACGCGAGCGCGACGCTGGGGATCGTGTCGCAGCCGTTGCCTGTCTCGACGGACGATGACGACGGCGAGGTCCACTGGGTCGAACGGTTTCTGCCGCCGGTTTCGTTCGAGGGGCCGGCCGATCCCCGCGGACTGAACCGGGGGCTGGTCTGGCTCCACGTGCGCGTCGTCCGCCCGGCTGTCGCGGCGGTTCGTCGGCTGCTCGGGTGGCGGCCCGCGACGCATCCGTCGACCGAAGCCCGGATCGAACAGTTACGGACGCTCGAGCGGCGTCGACGGGCGGACGCGACCTGA
- a CDS encoding SDR family oxidoreductase yields MSQTKVTAPTVDDDEIYRFPDDSFTDRNVCLVTGAASGIGRATALAAAGNGLTVAATDVDEDGLAGTVARGEDLGLEGEIEPVPGDLTVDDDIERIVDEAAQLGDLKYLANVAGMQHIDPIDEFPMETYDLMHRIMLRAPLYLSKLCLPHFRETDDGQGCVGNMASVHGHYVTSDKVAYNVSKFGLRGLTQSIAAEGEGQIRAFSLSTGYVKTPLVTAQLEDTAEQRGISVDEVIEDVMLGQSRVTEMMEPIDVANLFLLGFSDLGRHLDGGDLLFDGGMTLTYE; encoded by the coding sequence ATGTCCCAGACGAAAGTCACGGCACCGACGGTCGACGACGACGAGATCTACCGGTTCCCCGATGATTCGTTCACCGACCGCAACGTCTGTCTCGTGACGGGTGCGGCCTCCGGTATCGGCCGAGCGACCGCACTGGCCGCCGCCGGTAACGGCCTCACCGTCGCGGCGACCGACGTCGACGAGGACGGCCTCGCCGGGACGGTGGCTCGCGGCGAGGACCTCGGTCTCGAGGGCGAGATCGAGCCGGTGCCCGGCGATCTGACGGTCGACGACGACATCGAACGGATCGTCGACGAGGCCGCACAGCTGGGCGATCTCAAGTACCTCGCGAACGTCGCCGGAATGCAACACATCGACCCCATCGACGAGTTCCCGATGGAGACTTACGACCTGATGCATCGAATCATGCTCCGGGCCCCGCTGTATCTCTCGAAACTGTGTCTCCCGCACTTCCGGGAGACCGACGACGGCCAGGGGTGTGTTGGCAACATGGCGTCTGTCCACGGTCATTACGTCACGAGCGACAAGGTCGCGTACAACGTCTCGAAGTTCGGCCTGCGGGGACTGACCCAGTCGATCGCCGCCGAGGGCGAGGGGCAGATCCGAGCGTTCTCGCTCAGCACCGGCTACGTGAAGACGCCGCTGGTGACCGCCCAACTCGAGGATACCGCCGAACAGCGCGGTATCTCGGTCGACGAGGTGATCGAGGACGTGATGCTCGGTCAGTCCCGGGTCACGGAGATGATGGAACCGATCGACGTCGCCAACCTCTTTTTGCTCGGCTTCTCGGATCTCGGCCGGCACCTGGACGGCGGCGACCTGTTGTTTGATGGTGGCATGACGCTAACATACGAGTGA
- a CDS encoding DUF7518 family protein: MSNDRVEQLESTVAKLESTVEGLTDELIEAKERIRVLEAELDAETPTRVPDRRGDEAGTVSGDETPEAEPDEVAEAAADAEGETETADEETEDSGSDDIIVA; encoded by the coding sequence ATGTCGAACGATCGCGTCGAGCAACTCGAATCGACGGTCGCGAAACTCGAGTCGACGGTAGAGGGCCTGACGGACGAACTCATCGAAGCCAAGGAGCGAATCCGGGTCCTCGAGGCCGAACTCGACGCCGAGACGCCGACACGGGTCCCCGATCGGCGGGGCGACGAGGCGGGAACGGTGTCGGGAGACGAGACGCCGGAGGCCGAACCCGACGAAGTCGCCGAGGCGGCGGCCGACGCCGAGGGCGAGACGGAGACGGCCGACGAGGAAACGGAAGACTCAGGTAGCGACGACATCATCGTCGCATAA